The following are encoded in a window of Drosophila simulans strain w501 chromosome 3L, Prin_Dsim_3.1, whole genome shotgun sequence genomic DNA:
- the LOC120284750 gene encoding uncharacterized protein LOC120284750 — MHEQVSSLSRSRARSRLQPVPTRQAASASSQRSRRHNPPTQRRSSPPRRPESTTPGPSLSSLLQRHSVNILPTALVKLETGTKTFETAALIDPCSPMSCIDASLASAFKLSMTNVGDEKVCTTTIRSRIDANTKLEVVLKIEPRVRIRTPVRALSDTVVSKYRDIMLADDGFHRPATVSMVLGADIYPKVIQSGFLTFDEGMPVAQKTVFGWIVSGACSLP, encoded by the coding sequence atgcacgagcaGGTTAGCTCGTTGTCGCGGTCGCGAGCGCGCTCACGTCTCCAACCGGTGCCAACCCGGCAAGCAGCTTCGGCCTCGTCCCAACGTTCCCGCCGGCAcaatccgccaactcagcgTAGGAGTTCACCGCCACGACGACCGGAATCGACGACGCCAGGCCCATCGCTCTCGTCGCTGCTGCAACGCCACAGCGTGAACATCCTTCCCACAGCGCTGGTCAAGTTGGAGACCGGgacgaagaccttcgagaccgcaGCACTTATCGATCCGTGCAGCCCCATGAGCTGCATCGACGCTTCGTTGGCGTCAGCCTTTAAGCTTTCGATGACCAATGTTGGCGACGAGAAGGTCTGCACGACGACGATTCGCTCCAGGATCGACGCGAACACGAAGCTCGAGGTCGTGCTCAAGATCGAGCCCAGGGTGCGGATCCGTACACCTGTCCGGGCATTGAGCGACACCGTAGTGTCCAAGTACAGGGACATCATGCTGGCGGATGACGGGTTCCATCGGCCTGCTACCGTATCCATGGTCTTAGGAGCAGACATTTATCCTAAGGTTATCCAATCCGGATtcctgaccttcgacgagggAATGCCGGTCGCTCAAAAGACCGTGTTTGGGTGGATCGTGTCCGGTGCCTGCAGCTTGCCGTAG
- the LOC123327191 gene encoding uncharacterized protein LOC123327191, whose product MQEIWLQELGWDENIPNELCQRWLNFLQSYSVLEQIRIPRWLSFRPDFKVEHHGFCDASQKAYGAAIYVRVEVGSTIMVQLLTAKTRVAPVKTVSFPRLELCGALLLSEMAAAIIPQMPTINSELYCWTDSTIVLAWLSKPACQWTTFVANRVTKIAQATKTENWSHVQSEHNPADLASRGVSLQDLADSQLWWHGPTWLQNPRNQWPTQVDNAPVTDLEKRALKVHLAKAPSEELLARFSKLEKALRVLAYVHRFIQRCRKQTSPSDVHLLATEIAAAERFLISNTQRREFPVEYHCLSEKRPVPSASAILSMNPFLDPQGLIRACGRVAASESLHPAGIQ is encoded by the exons atgcaggagatttggctgcaggaacttgggtgggacgaaaacattccaaatgagcTTTGTCAGCGATGGCTGAATTTTCTTCAAAGTTATTCAGTGTTAGAGCAGATACGCATTCCACGCTGGCTATCGTTTCGTCCAGATTTCAAGGTCGAGCATCATGGCTTTTGCGATGCGTCGCAAAAGGCTTACGGGGCGGCCAT ATATGTCCGCGTAGAAGTGGGCAGCACCATTATGGTGCAACTCCTAACCGCGAAAACACGGGTAGCACCAGTCAAAACGGTTTCGTTCCCAAGACTggagctgtgcggagcgttattgctttccgaaatggctgcagccatcattCCGCAGATGCCTACGATTAACTCCGAACTTTACTGTTGGACGGACTCCACGATCGTGCTTGCATGGTTAAGCAAGCCAGCGTGccagtggaccacatttgtagccaatagggtgacgaagattgcccaggccacaaaaacagagaattggtctcatgttcaatctgagcataatccagcagacctggcaagtagaggagtttccctccaagatctagccgatagccagttatggtggcacggaccgacttggttgcaaaatccacgcaaccaatggccaactcaggTCGACAACGCTCCGGTGACCGACCTGGAGAAGCGTGCTCTAAAAGTCCATCTCGCAAAAGCTCCTTCTGAAGAGTTGTTGGCACGTTTCTCCAAGCTAGAGAAAGCTCTACGAGTCCTTGCTTATGTTCATCGCTTCATTCAGCGGTGCAGGAAGCAGACATCTCCATCTGATGTGCATCTACTGGCCACTGaaatcgccgccgccgagcggtTCCTAATTTCGAACACTCAGCGCAGAGAATTCCCTGTGGAATATCACTGCCTAAGTGAAAAGCGTCCAGTGCCAAGTGCAAGTGCCATCCTAAGCATGAACCCGTTTCTAGATCCGCAAGGACTGATCAGGGCGTGCGGCCGTGTGGCGGCTTCCGAAAGCCTTCATCCAGCCGGCATCCAGTGA